A genomic segment from Candidatus Polarisedimenticolia bacterium encodes:
- a CDS encoding PadR family transcriptional regulator: MKKREQRDLFPGALEMMILRTLERQPLHGYALAQQIRRTSDDLLQIEEGSLYPALQRLLKAELLKAEWRISSTNRRVRVYRLTSAGAKHLKNEVSRFERMLEGITRVLAPGES; encoded by the coding sequence GTGAAAAAACGTGAGCAACGAGACCTCTTTCCCGGCGCCTTGGAGATGATGATTCTTCGAACGCTCGAGCGACAGCCCCTCCATGGGTACGCCCTCGCGCAGCAGATTCGACGAACGTCCGACGATCTGCTCCAGATTGAGGAAGGGTCGCTCTATCCTGCCCTCCAGCGCCTTCTCAAGGCGGAGCTGCTGAAAGCCGAGTGGCGCATCTCCTCCACCAATCGTCGCGTTCGCGTTTACAGGCTGACGTCGGCCGGGGCGAAGCATTTGAAGAATGAGGTGTCGCGTTTTGAAAGGATGCTCGAGGGAATCACGCGTGTCCTGGCGCCGGGTGAATCATGA